A DNA window from Thalassospiraceae bacterium LMO-JJ14 contains the following coding sequences:
- the pstA gene encoding phosphate ABC transporter permease PstA, giving the protein MNELQSNDQLNKQAARDRANHASDAVKRGLKKRYAAEARFRAYGIGAIAIAICAVVVLFTTIISSGLPAFTDTTIALKVNLNEEVIDPEGKRDPAILINANYRKVIFDALLEEFPDITGRRDKRALTAMLSQGASFQVQQRVIEDPSLIGQSLTFELPVAADFDLYKKGVINKDTAEADRRVNDKQMAWFDELVKRGIINSGFNTTFFTHADSREPELAGIWGATMGTLFTMLVTLLLSFPVGVSAAVYLEEFAPKNRLTQIIEVNINNLAAVPSIVFGLLGLAVFINFFGLPRSAPLVGGMVLALMTLPTIIIAGRAALKAVPPSIREAALGLGASRMQVVTHHVLPLAMPGILTGTIIGMAQALGETAPLLMIGMVAFIVDIPGSVTDPATVLPVQVFLWADSPERAFVARTSAAIMVLLTFLIFMNALAVVLRKKFERRW; this is encoded by the coding sequence ATGAATGAATTACAAAGCAACGATCAACTCAACAAACAGGCGGCACGCGATCGTGCCAATCATGCCTCCGATGCCGTCAAGCGCGGCCTGAAGAAGCGCTATGCCGCCGAAGCCCGGTTCCGCGCCTATGGTATCGGCGCCATCGCGATTGCGATATGCGCCGTCGTCGTCCTGTTCACGACGATTATCTCCAGCGGTCTGCCGGCGTTCACGGACACCACGATTGCCCTGAAGGTCAACCTGAACGAAGAGGTCATCGATCCCGAAGGCAAACGCGACCCAGCAATCCTGATCAACGCCAACTACCGCAAAGTCATTTTCGACGCGTTGCTCGAAGAATTTCCGGACATCACGGGGCGCCGCGACAAGCGCGCGCTGACAGCCATGCTCAGCCAGGGCGCCAGCTTCCAGGTTCAACAGCGGGTCATCGAAGACCCCTCGCTGATCGGCCAGTCGCTGACTTTCGAGCTGCCGGTGGCGGCCGATTTCGACCTCTACAAGAAGGGCGTGATCAACAAGGACACCGCCGAAGCCGATCGCCGCGTCAACGACAAGCAAATGGCCTGGTTCGATGAACTGGTAAAGCGCGGCATCATCAATTCCGGGTTCAACACCACATTCTTCACCCACGCCGATTCACGCGAGCCCGAGCTTGCCGGCATCTGGGGCGCCACCATGGGCACGCTGTTTACCATGCTGGTGACGCTTTTACTGTCCTTCCCGGTCGGCGTTTCGGCAGCCGTCTATCTTGAGGAATTCGCGCCGAAAAACCGGCTGACGCAGATCATCGAGGTCAACATCAACAACCTCGCCGCGGTACCCTCGATCGTGTTCGGCCTGTTGGGTCTTGCGGTCTTCATCAACTTCTTCGGCCTGCCCCGTTCGGCGCCGCTGGTCGGCGGCATGGTGCTGGCGCTGATGACCTTGCCGACGATCATCATCGCCGGCCGCGCCGCCCTGAAAGCGGTGCCGCCATCGATCCGAGAGGCCGCACTCGGTCTCGGTGCATCGCGTATGCAGGTCGTGACGCACCATGTGCTGCCGCTGGCAATGCCCGGCATCCTGACCGGCACCATCATCGGCATGGCCCAGGCGCTGGGCGAAACCGCGCCGCTTTTGATGATCGGCATGGTCGCCTTCATCGTCGACATTCCCGGCAGCGTCACCGACCCGGCGACGGTTCTGCCGGTTCAGGTCTTCCTCTGGGCGGACAGCCCTGAACGGGCTTTCGTCGCCCGCACCTCGGCGGCGATCATGGTGCTGCTGACCTTCCTTATTTTCATGAACGCTTTGGCCGTTGTGTTGCGTAAGAAATTCGAACGGCGCTGGTAG
- the phoU gene encoding phosphate signaling complex protein PhoU: MPEEHDHIVSRFDEDLNQLDNLLAEMGGLAEHQFADAIKALVRRDSELAEQVIVSDKRIDAIEESVDQHTISMLALRQPMADDLRVVITALRIASVIERIGDYSKNIAKRTVAITQTPPVGPSRTISRMGNVVQGMIKTVLDAYLQRDAELAQDVRMRDEEVDALHTSLFRELLTYMMEDPRSISACAHLLFVAKNIERIGDHATNIAEHVYFLVHGSLPEDTRPKDDQSSYTVIGGED, from the coding sequence ATGCCCGAAGAACATGACCACATCGTTTCCAGGTTCGACGAAGACCTGAACCAGCTCGATAATCTGCTCGCCGAAATGGGCGGGCTCGCCGAGCATCAATTCGCGGATGCCATCAAGGCATTGGTGCGCCGAGACAGCGAACTGGCCGAACAGGTCATCGTCAGCGACAAGCGCATCGATGCGATCGAGGAAAGCGTCGATCAGCACACCATTTCCATGCTGGCGCTGCGCCAGCCGATGGCCGACGACCTGCGCGTCGTGATTACCGCGCTCAGGATTGCCAGCGTCATCGAGCGGATCGGCGATTACTCGAAGAACATCGCCAAACGCACGGTCGCGATCACGCAAACCCCACCGGTCGGCCCGAGCCGCACCATCTCGCGCATGGGCAATGTCGTACAGGGCATGATCAAGACGGTGCTCGATGCCTATCTGCAGCGCGACGCCGAACTGGCACAGGATGTCAGGATGCGTGACGAAGAGGTCGATGCGCTGCACACTAGCCTGTTCCGCGAGCTTCTGACCTACATGATGGAAGACCCGCGCAGCATATCGGCATGTGCGCACCTGTTATTCGTTGCCAAGAACATCGAACGGATCGGCGATCATGCAACCAATATCGCCGAACATGTTTATTTCCTCGTCCATGGCTCGCTTCCTGAAGATACGCGCCCGAAGGACGATCAATCGAGCTACACCGTCATCGGCGGTGAAGACTGA
- a CDS encoding deoxyribodipyrimidine photo-lyase — protein sequence MTDPAPIIVWFRNDLRVADNPALIAAAASGKPVIALYILDDETPGKWKPGGAARWWLHHTLAALQSGLAERGATLVLRRGRAEDVIAAVAGETGAQGVYWNRCYEPFAIARDSRIKDALKAGNLEAASFNGSLLFEPWEITTRQGGFYKVYTRFWHALRDRGDPPPPGPAPLRIEASGKLVKSEALEDWGLLPSAPDWAGGLRQRWQPGEAGAMKRLRAFLRSGLEGYKDRRDFPADAVTSNLSAFLHTGDISPRQIWHETLKTAGWSEAAEKFLKEVAWREFAYHVLYHLPTLPDEPMSARFRDFPWADDDAHLACWQQGRTGYPMVDAGMRELWQTGHMHNRVRMVTASFLVKHLLLPWQAGEAWFWDTLVDADLAVNAFSWQWVAGCGADAAPYFRIFNPILQGSKFDPDGTYIRTYVPEIAQLPDKYLFAPWEAPDHVLKDAGIALGTTYPRPVVAHKQARERALAAFKSLPRHDGAGNEGA from the coding sequence ATGACCGATCCCGCGCCGATCATTGTCTGGTTCAGGAACGACCTCCGCGTTGCCGACAATCCGGCCCTTATTGCCGCCGCCGCGAGTGGCAAGCCGGTGATCGCACTTTATATCCTCGACGACGAGACACCGGGAAAATGGAAACCGGGGGGCGCCGCGCGCTGGTGGCTGCATCACACCCTCGCGGCATTGCAGTCGGGGTTGGCTGAACGGGGTGCAACGCTTGTGCTGCGCCGTGGCCGGGCCGAAGACGTGATCGCCGCCGTTGCCGGTGAAACCGGCGCTCAGGGTGTTTACTGGAACCGCTGTTACGAGCCGTTTGCCATTGCCCGCGATAGCAGGATCAAGGATGCGCTCAAGGCCGGCAATCTGGAGGCCGCCAGTTTCAACGGATCGTTGCTGTTCGAACCGTGGGAGATCACCACCAGGCAGGGGGGATTCTACAAGGTCTACACCCGTTTCTGGCACGCCTTGCGCGATAGGGGCGATCCGCCGCCGCCGGGCCCCGCGCCGTTGCGGATAGAAGCCTCCGGCAAGCTTGTGAAAAGCGAGGCGCTTGAGGACTGGGGACTGTTGCCGTCGGCACCGGACTGGGCCGGCGGGCTGCGCCAGCGCTGGCAGCCCGGCGAGGCAGGGGCGATGAAGCGGTTGCGGGCATTCCTGCGAAGCGGGCTGGAAGGCTACAAGGACCGTCGCGACTTCCCCGCCGATGCGGTGACGTCAAACCTGTCGGCGTTCCTGCACACAGGCGATATCAGTCCGCGCCAGATCTGGCATGAAACCCTGAAAACCGCGGGCTGGTCCGAGGCCGCGGAGAAGTTCCTCAAGGAAGTGGCCTGGCGGGAATTCGCCTATCACGTTCTCTATCATCTGCCGACGCTGCCCGATGAGCCGATGTCGGCGCGCTTTCGGGATTTCCCGTGGGCCGACGATGATGCGCACCTGGCCTGCTGGCAACAGGGACGAACCGGTTATCCGATGGTCGATGCGGGGATGCGCGAATTATGGCAGACCGGGCACATGCACAACCGGGTGCGCATGGTCACCGCGTCGTTTCTGGTCAAGCATCTGTTGTTGCCGTGGCAGGCCGGGGAAGCCTGGTTCTGGGATACTCTCGTCGACGCCGATCTGGCGGTCAATGCGTTCAGCTGGCAATGGGTTGCCGGCTGCGGTGCCGACGCGGCGCCGTATTTCCGCATCTTCAATCCGATTCTGCAGGGCTCGAAGTTCGATCCGGACGGGACATACATCCGCACCTATGTGCCGGAGATTGCGCAGTTGCCGGACAAATACCTGTTCGCGCCCTGGGAAGCGCCGGATCATGTGCTGAAGGATGCCGGGATCGCGCTCGGCACGACCTATCCACGACCGGTCGTGGCGCACAAACAGGCCCGCGAACGCGCACTCGCCGCCTTCAAGTCGCTGCCGCGTCACGACGGGGCTGGAAACGAGGGGGCTTAG
- a CDS encoding NIPSNAP family protein, which translates to MLYDHRTYTCRPGTIKKHLELYLQHGYPAQTRHLGKPVLYAMTETGDPNSYVHIWAYEDAADRAKKRAAMQADPDWQNYLKVNAEAGYLESQSNKLLIPAPFFEG; encoded by the coding sequence ATGCTTTACGACCACCGCACCTATACCTGCCGTCCGGGCACCATCAAGAAGCACCTCGAGCTTTACCTGCAGCACGGCTACCCGGCGCAGACCCGGCATCTCGGCAAACCCGTGCTGTATGCGATGACGGAAACCGGCGATCCCAACAGCTATGTGCATATCTGGGCCTATGAAGACGCCGCCGACCGCGCTAAAAAACGCGCCGCCATGCAGGCCGATCCGGATTGGCAGAATTATCTCAAGGTCAATGCCGAGGCCGGATACCTGGAAAGCCAAAGCAATAAACTACTGATCCCGGCGCCGTTCTTCGAAGGCTGA
- a CDS encoding UvrD-helicase domain-containing protein, protein MSNPFELDDDPRPAAAPAVQRAPAYLDGLNDSQREAVEAVEGPVLVLAGAGTGKTRVLTTRLAHILMQNRAGPGEILAVTFTNKAAGEMRERVSHLVGRPVEGWWVGTFHAIAARILRANAEAVGLTPQFTILDADDQVRLIKQMIDVHGIDEKRLPARAISGIIQRWKDRGFMPDKVPASDAGHGDGKVLDLYKDYQDRLQTLNAADFGDLLLLCLNLFRDQPEVLKAYQRRFRYIMVDEYQDTNVAQYLWLRLLAQEHRNICCVGDDDQSIYSWRGAEVGNILRFEEDFPGARVVRLERNYRSTPHILAAASGLITFNEGRLGKTLWTDINDGEKVRVRGVWDGEAEARLVGDEIEAYQNKGEKLSDMAVLVRAGFQTREFEERLITLGLPYRVIGGPRFYERQEIRDAVAYLRVVAQPNDDLAFERIVNVPTRGIGKTSLQVIHTYARAERISLTRAIAKLLETDELRPQARKALGDLLATFDMWRSLAQTYPPAELCRQILEDSGYVDMWRAKKEPDAPGRIDNLKELVVALEDFEALGSFLEHVSLVMENEERSDIDKVNIMTLHGAKGLEFATVFLPGWEEGLFPNQRSLDEGGLASLEEERRLAYVGITRARKHAMISFAANRRVYGQWQSATPSRFIDELPADHIDVFSESGVYARRDAVSQSVEDPFNGIDGIGRSRRRMVEAARSPAYKPAGDGSGFEVGIRVFHQKFGYGKITLVDGDKLDIDFEKAGPKRVMASFVLPA, encoded by the coding sequence ATGTCCAATCCCTTCGAGCTTGATGACGATCCCCGTCCCGCCGCCGCCCCCGCCGTGCAGCGCGCACCGGCCTATCTGGACGGCCTGAATGACAGTCAGCGCGAAGCCGTCGAGGCCGTCGAAGGCCCGGTTCTGGTCCTCGCCGGCGCCGGCACCGGCAAGACCCGGGTGCTGACGACGCGCCTGGCGCACATTCTGATGCAGAACCGCGCCGGCCCCGGCGAAATTCTCGCCGTGACCTTTACCAACAAGGCCGCCGGCGAGATGCGCGAGCGTGTCTCGCATCTGGTCGGCCGCCCGGTCGAAGGCTGGTGGGTCGGCACCTTTCACGCCATCGCCGCGCGCATCCTGCGCGCCAACGCCGAAGCCGTCGGCCTGACGCCACAATTCACCATCCTCGATGCCGACGACCAGGTGCGTCTGATCAAGCAGATGATCGACGTCCACGGCATCGACGAGAAACGCCTGCCGGCGCGCGCCATTTCCGGCATCATCCAGCGCTGGAAGGACCGCGGCTTCATGCCCGACAAGGTCCCCGCGTCGGATGCCGGACACGGCGACGGCAAGGTGCTCGATCTGTACAAGGATTATCAGGATCGCCTGCAGACCCTGAACGCCGCCGACTTCGGCGATCTGCTTTTGTTGTGCCTGAACCTGTTCCGCGACCAGCCCGAGGTTCTGAAAGCTTATCAGCGCCGGTTCCGCTACATCATGGTCGACGAGTATCAGGACACCAACGTCGCACAGTATCTGTGGCTCAGGCTTCTGGCGCAGGAACACCGCAACATCTGCTGCGTTGGCGATGACGATCAGTCGATCTATTCCTGGCGCGGCGCCGAAGTCGGCAACATCCTGCGCTTCGAAGAAGACTTCCCGGGCGCGCGCGTGGTCCGGCTCGAACGCAACTACCGTTCGACGCCGCATATTCTGGCGGCCGCATCGGGCCTGATCACCTTCAACGAAGGCCGGCTCGGCAAGACGCTGTGGACCGACATCAACGATGGTGAGAAAGTCCGCGTGCGCGGGGTCTGGGACGGCGAGGCCGAGGCCCGGCTGGTCGGTGACGAGATCGAGGCCTATCAGAACAAGGGCGAAAAACTGAGCGACATGGCGGTGCTGGTGCGCGCCGGCTTCCAAACCCGCGAGTTCGAGGAACGCCTGATCACGCTCGGCCTGCCCTACAGGGTCATCGGCGGACCCCGGTTCTACGAGCGACAGGAAATCCGCGATGCGGTCGCATACCTGCGTGTCGTTGCCCAACCCAACGACGATCTGGCGTTCGAGCGCATCGTCAACGTGCCGACGCGCGGCATCGGCAAGACCAGCCTGCAGGTGATCCACACCTATGCCCGCGCCGAACGCATCTCGCTGACCCGCGCCATTGCCAAGTTACTTGAAACAGACGAGCTTCGCCCGCAGGCGCGCAAGGCACTCGGCGATCTGCTGGCGACCTTCGACATGTGGCGCAGCCTGGCGCAGACCTACCCGCCGGCGGAACTGTGCAGGCAGATCCTCGAAGACAGCGGTTATGTCGACATGTGGCGCGCCAAAAAGGAACCCGATGCACCGGGCCGGATCGACAACCTGAAGGAACTGGTCGTCGCACTTGAGGATTTCGAGGCTCTGGGATCGTTTCTGGAACATGTCAGCCTTGTGATGGAAAACGAGGAACGCAGCGACATCGACAAGGTCAACATCATGACGCTGCATGGCGCCAAGGGCCTTGAATTCGCCACCGTATTCCTGCCGGGCTGGGAAGAAGGCCTGTTTCCGAACCAGCGCTCGCTCGACGAGGGCGGTCTTGCCTCGCTTGAGGAAGAGCGCCGCCTTGCCTATGTCGGCATCACCCGGGCGCGCAAGCATGCGATGATTTCGTTCGCCGCGAACCGCCGGGTCTACGGACAGTGGCAGAGTGCGACGCCGTCGCGTTTTATCGATGAACTGCCCGCCGACCATATCGATGTGTTTTCCGAAAGCGGCGTATATGCGCGCCGCGATGCGGTGTCGCAAAGCGTCGAGGATCCGTTCAACGGCATCGACGGCATTGGCCGTTCGCGCCGCCGCATGGTCGAGGCCGCCCGCAGTCCGGCCTACAAACCTGCCGGCGACGGCAGCGGTTTCGAGGTCGGCATCCGTGTCTTTCATCAGAAATTCGGCTACGGCAAGATCACCCTTGTCGACGGCGACAAGCTCGATATCGATTTCGAGAAAGCCGGCCCGAAGCGGGTCATGGCCAGCTTCGTGTTGCCCGCATGA
- the pstB gene encoding phosphate ABC transporter ATP-binding protein PstB, translated as MGEIDMSNSVQVGTPVDGAIKAARETKFHTRDVKVFYGEKQALFDVDLDIYENEVTSLIGPSGCGKSTYLRTLNRMNDTIDICKVKGTIELDGTDIYSNAIDVVHLRARVGMVFQKPNPFPKSIYENIAYGPRIHGIATGKEEIDQIVEESLKKASLWEEVKDRLEEPGTGLSGGQQQRLCIARAIAVQPEVILMDEPCSALDPIATARIEELIDELRNNFTIVIVTHSMQQAARVSQRTAFFHMGDLVEVGETGKIFTTPKDQRTQDYITGRFG; from the coding sequence ATGGGCGAAATAGATATGAGCAATTCCGTACAGGTCGGGACCCCGGTTGACGGTGCCATCAAGGCGGCACGCGAAACCAAATTCCACACCCGCGACGTGAAGGTTTTCTATGGCGAGAAGCAGGCGTTGTTCGACGTCGACCTCGACATCTATGAGAACGAAGTCACGTCACTGATCGGCCCGTCGGGCTGCGGCAAGTCGACGTACCTGCGCACCCTGAACCGCATGAACGACACGATCGACATCTGCAAGGTCAAGGGCACCATCGAGCTCGATGGCACCGATATCTACTCCAATGCCATCGATGTCGTGCACCTGCGTGCCCGGGTCGGCATGGTTTTCCAGAAACCCAACCCGTTTCCGAAATCGATCTACGAGAACATTGCCTACGGCCCGCGCATTCACGGCATCGCCACCGGCAAGGAAGAAATCGATCAGATCGTCGAAGAAAGCCTGAAGAAGGCCAGCCTGTGGGAAGAGGTCAAAGACCGCCTGGAAGAACCCGGCACCGGCCTTTCCGGCGGCCAGCAACAGCGTCTGTGCATTGCCCGCGCCATCGCCGTGCAGCCCGAAGTGATTCTGATGGACGAGCCCTGCTCGGCGCTCGATCCGATTGCCACGGCACGCATCGAGGAACTGATCGACGAACTCAGGAACAACTTCACCATCGTCATCGTGACCCACTCCATGCAGCAGGCGGCACGGGTTTCGCAGCGCACGGCATTTTTCCATATGGGCGATCTCGTCGAGGTCGGCGAAACCGGAAAGATCTTCACGACGCCCAAAGACCAACGCACCCAGGATTACATCACCGGCAGATTCGGCTGA
- the phoB gene encoding phosphate regulon transcriptional regulator PhoB — protein MTETSRILIVEDDPSLVELLRYNLENEGFDVAVARDGEAGLEAVDSDIPDLVVLDWMLPNVSGIEICRQLRQKSETRSMPVIMLTAKGEENDRIRGLETGADDYIVKPFSPAELTARIKAVLRRAHPEQAGEMLSYADIEMDLTSHRVTRGGKAIKLGPTEFRLLRSFLEKPGRVFSREQLLDKVWGRDIFVELRTVDVHIRRLRKALNTGSDADLIRTVRSAGYSLDAAKY, from the coding sequence ATGACTGAAACATCACGTATACTTATTGTTGAGGACGACCCGTCCCTCGTGGAACTGCTGCGCTATAACCTTGAAAACGAAGGCTTCGACGTCGCCGTTGCCCGCGATGGTGAAGCCGGACTGGAAGCCGTCGATTCCGATATTCCGGATCTCGTCGTGCTGGACTGGATGCTGCCGAACGTATCTGGCATCGAGATCTGCCGACAGCTGCGCCAGAAATCGGAAACCCGCAGCATGCCGGTCATCATGCTGACCGCCAAGGGCGAGGAAAACGACCGCATCCGCGGCCTCGAAACCGGTGCCGACGACTACATCGTCAAACCGTTTTCACCGGCGGAACTTACGGCGCGTATCAAGGCCGTGCTGCGGCGCGCGCACCCGGAACAGGCCGGCGAGATGCTGAGCTATGCCGATATCGAAATGGATCTCACGTCGCACCGCGTGACCCGGGGCGGCAAGGCGATCAAGCTCGGCCCGACCGAGTTTCGTCTGCTGCGCTCGTTCCTGGAAAAGCCCGGCCGTGTATTTTCGCGCGAGCAACTGCTCGACAAGGTCTGGGGCCGCGACATCTTCGTCGAACTCCGGACCGTCGACGTGCATATCCGCAGACTCAGAAAAGCCCTCAATACCGGATCGGATGCGGACCTGATCCGCACCGTGCGCTCGGCCGGCTATTCGCTGGACGCCGCCAAATACTAA
- a CDS encoding 50S ribosomal protein L11 methyltransferase — MILAPAPQPLWRLEVTVPKHTVPAFEVIFEGISVAVSSFGDDDIPWRVEGYTDSEPDIDAIEAGLAMAAEAMHVETPPLRVEFLTPRDWLAENLALFEPLRIGRFFVYPSHYEGALPAACIPFRIDAGTAFGSGTHPTTGTCLTALAAIARTQHVASALDLGCGSGILAFAIARLWPARVLAVDIDPEAVRVTRRNTRDNKLRGRIDARQSTGYRSDAVRDGAPYDLIVANVLARPLIGMAADTVRALVPGGTVVLSGLLDRDARWVVARHRAYGLRFVAQHSLDGWSTLVMRKPAAEVNGK; from the coding sequence ATGATCCTCGCGCCCGCCCCGCAGCCGCTTTGGCGGCTTGAAGTCACGGTCCCTAAGCATACCGTGCCGGCGTTCGAAGTCATCTTCGAGGGTATTTCCGTTGCCGTCTCTTCGTTCGGCGATGACGATATTCCCTGGCGGGTCGAGGGCTATACGGATAGCGAACCCGATATCGACGCCATCGAGGCCGGGCTGGCCATGGCCGCCGAAGCGATGCACGTCGAAACGCCGCCGCTCCGCGTCGAGTTCCTGACGCCGCGCGACTGGCTGGCGGAAAACCTCGCCCTGTTCGAACCGCTGCGCATCGGCCGCTTTTTCGTCTACCCGAGTCACTACGAAGGGGCACTGCCCGCCGCCTGCATACCGTTCCGCATCGATGCCGGCACGGCGTTCGGGTCCGGCACGCACCCGACCACCGGCACCTGCCTTACGGCACTGGCCGCGATCGCCCGCACACAGCATGTTGCCAGCGCCCTCGATCTCGGCTGCGGCTCGGGCATTCTGGCGTTCGCCATTGCCCGGCTTTGGCCGGCGCGGGTACTGGCCGTCGACATCGATCCGGAAGCCGTTCGCGTGACCCGGCGTAATACCCGTGACAACAAACTGCGGGGCCGCATCGACGCCCGCCAAAGCACCGGTTACCGCAGCGACGCGGTCCGCGATGGCGCCCCCTATGACCTGATCGTCGCCAATGTCCTGGCCCGGCCCTTGATCGGCATGGCGGCGGACACAGTACGCGCGCTGGTGCCGGGCGGCACCGTCGTGCTGTCAGGATTGCTGGATCGCGATGCCCGTTGGGTGGTGGCACGGCACCGCGCGTACGGGCTGAGGTTTGTTGCGCAGCACAGCCTCGACGGCTGGTCGACGCTGGTGATGCGGAAGCCCGCGGCTGAGGTGAACGGAAAATGA
- a CDS encoding chloride channel protein: MPQSRFTYGHIQSALRKTIRNEHLLLVGLALVVGCVSGAAVIAFREAIQAIELTSFGITTSMLARYEVTVEPWRLILVPAGLGLLIGLITWKFMPGGKTQGVADVVEASAMRAGHMSSRVGIVSAVCSALSIGAGASVGREGPAVHLGASLAGMVARKLHLSRSLSRTLLGCGVAAAVSASFNAPIAGALFATEVVVGQYALKTFAPIVVASVAGTALSHIHFGEVSAFLLGDNHITSFWEFPAFIGLGVVAAVAAIVMMQSIFVMQQLSEKIEAPVWIKPAIAGAIVGVIAIWLPQILSVGYGFVEWSILGQFDVQLLIAIGIAKIFATALCLGFGFSGGVFSPALVLGAAVGSSYGLIAADVFPELASGVGVYTVVGMGAVAAAVLGAPISTTLIIFEITGDYKLSLAVMLAIVVSTELTHNLFGASFFAETLRRRNVDLRDGFETEVLDTIKVRHILDHGTNVTAETIGMDTPISSIREKLSASSTGELFVVQPTGELYGTITLQDCGVTLFDPECNDLLCAADVARLHPPVLNEGDNLGAAMRIMRDTGEDHIAVLRDPHTKVFTGCVHHRDVMTAYNRALLKVRHEEHNQ; this comes from the coding sequence ATGCCGCAGTCGCGTTTCACATACGGACATATCCAGTCCGCCTTACGCAAGACCATCCGTAACGAGCATTTATTGCTGGTCGGGCTGGCACTCGTCGTCGGCTGCGTCTCCGGTGCCGCCGTCATCGCCTTCCGCGAAGCCATTCAGGCCATCGAGCTCACCTCGTTCGGCATCACCACCAGCATGCTCGCCCGCTATGAGGTGACGGTAGAACCGTGGCGGCTGATCCTGGTCCCGGCGGGTCTCGGCCTGCTGATCGGCCTGATCACCTGGAAATTCATGCCCGGCGGCAAAACCCAGGGGGTCGCCGACGTGGTCGAGGCCTCGGCCATGCGTGCCGGGCACATGTCATCCAGGGTCGGCATTGTTTCCGCGGTCTGCAGTGCGCTTTCGATCGGCGCCGGCGCTTCGGTCGGCCGCGAAGGCCCGGCCGTACACCTCGGCGCATCGTTGGCCGGCATGGTCGCGCGCAAGCTGCATCTGTCGCGCTCGCTTTCCAGAACTCTTCTCGGCTGTGGCGTCGCGGCGGCGGTTTCCGCCTCGTTCAACGCGCCGATCGCCGGCGCACTGTTCGCGACCGAAGTCGTGGTCGGGCAGTATGCGCTCAAGACCTTCGCGCCCATCGTCGTCGCCAGCGTCGCCGGAACGGCACTGTCGCACATTCATTTCGGCGAGGTCTCGGCGTTCTTGCTGGGCGACAACCATATTACATCATTCTGGGAGTTTCCGGCCTTTATCGGACTTGGCGTCGTCGCCGCCGTCGCCGCTATCGTCATGATGCAGTCCATCTTCGTGATGCAACAGCTTTCCGAGAAGATCGAGGCCCCGGTCTGGATCAAGCCGGCCATCGCCGGTGCCATCGTCGGTGTCATCGCCATATGGCTGCCGCAGATCCTGAGCGTCGGCTACGGTTTCGTCGAATGGTCGATCCTCGGACAATTCGACGTCCAATTGCTGATCGCCATCGGCATAGCCAAGATTTTCGCGACTGCGCTCTGTCTCGGCTTCGGCTTTTCCGGCGGGGTGTTTTCTCCGGCACTGGTGCTCGGCGCAGCGGTCGGCTCATCGTATGGGCTGATCGCCGCCGATGTCTTTCCCGAGCTGGCGTCGGGCGTCGGTGTCTACACGGTCGTCGGCATGGGTGCGGTGGCCGCCGCCGTACTTGGCGCGCCGATCTCGACGACCCTGATCATTTTCGAGATCACCGGCGACTATAAGCTTTCGCTCGCCGTGATGCTGGCCATCGTCGTCTCGACGGAACTGACGCATAACCTGTTCGGCGCATCTTTCTTCGCCGAGACATTGCGCCGGCGCAATGTCGATCTGCGCGACGGCTTCGAGACCGAGGTGCTGGATACCATTAAGGTCCGCCATATTCTCGATCACGGCACCAACGTCACGGCGGAAACCATCGGCATGGACACCCCGATCTCCAGCATCCGCGAAAAGCTCAGCGCGTCCAGCACCGGCGAATTGTTCGTCGTGCAGCCGACCGGCGAGTTGTACGGCACCATAACCCTGCAAGACTGCGGAGTAACGCTGTTCGATCCCGAATGCAACGACCTGCTGTGCGCCGCCGATGTCGCCCGGCTGCATCCGCCGGTCCTGAATGAGGGCGACAATCTGGGCGCCGCGATGCGCATCATGCGCGACACCGGCGAGGATCACATTGCCGTGCTGCGCGACCCGCACACCAAGGTCTTCACCGGTTGCGTGCATCATCGCGACGTCATGACAGCGTACAACCGCGCGCTCCTTAAAGTCCGTCACGAAGAGCACAATCAGTAA